The window AGCGTGCGTAAAAAGGGAATGGGCAGCCAGTGGCCTTCCCAGGCATCCAGCGCGCGGCGAGCCTCAATGCTGTAGTCCTCATCGCAGGGCAGGCCGCTCAACTGGTCGATAAAGCCGTTTTCCGTTTCTGTCAGGCAGCGCAGATAGTGGGTATAGCGCGTCTGCTCATCAGATTCTTTCTTTTTTTCTTCGCGAAAATACCGCCGCAGTCTTTTAACGGCATCTTCGGGCATGGAGAAATCAAGAAATTGCGGGCAGCCGCCGGGAATAATGCTGACCGGCGAAAGGTAACGGGGTATGACATCCATCATTATTTCCTTTTGAAACGGGCATCCCACTTGAGATTGGCCCCGCCAAGCTCTCTGCCCTTGCACTGGGTGGTGTTTTCCTGTCCGGTACATTCAACCTTTTGCGGAACATAGGTGCCGCCACGCGGGCAACGGGCCTGACTGGAATCAAACTGCAACTGGTTGCCCTGAAAGCGCGCCGAGGCCGAGCCGCTGCACACCTGACCATTACGCTCGCGCACAAGGCGGCGGCCCTTGCCGCTCTTGTCAAAGCAGTATTCTGCAATGATCGGTTCATTGGAGGGGTGCGAATACAGGCCGGTTTCGCTTGTCCAGCAGCCCTCAAGGAAGCTCAGGTCGTTCTTTTTGGCCGCGTTTTCAGGAATGGCAAGGTTGTCATTCTTCTTGGGCGCGGGTTTGGGCGGTTCCTGCGGCTTGGGTTCTTCCTTGGGCAGGGGCTTGGGTTCCTGTTTGGGTTCAGGCTTTGGCTTGGGCTTGGGGGCTTCCGCCACCTTGGGCGGCTCCACAGGCGTTTCGCCAAGGAAGGGTTCCACCACTTCCGGGTCGGGCTTGGGTTCTTCCTTCTTTTCCTCAACCTTGGGAGGCGTTGGCGTAACCGGCGGCGTAACAGGCTTGCACAGGGCCGCGCGCTCCTGCAACTGACGCCACAGGAGGGCAAGCTGATCTTCGTTGGCGGCGGCTTTCTGCTTTTCGGCCTCCAGAGCGCTGCGGTCAACGGGCATGCAGCCCGAAGGCAGAGGAGAAGGCAAAAGCCCCAGCGCCGCGCCCAAAAGCCAGAGCAGGAGCAGCAAGAGCAGGAGTGGCAACAGCCACGGCAGGCACCCGCTGCGCGGCGGCACAGCCACGGGAACAGCGGCTACAGGCGCGGGCGGCGGGGGAGGTGGCAGCACGCCGCCAAGCCGGGTGAGGTCCTGCGGTTGCGCGCCCACGCTGCCGGGGGCAAAACCCCAGTTAATGAGAACAGGGCGGCCATCCACAGACCAGATGTCTTCATCTGCCGGGTGTTGCAGGGCAAGCCGGAGCAACTGGCCCGAAAGGGCCTGCCGCGCCTGCGCGTCTGCTGTGAGGTCGCTGGACAACCCGGCAATATCAGAGGCCAAGGTGCCCGCACGGGCGCGCAGGGCCTGAGCATCCTGCTCCGAAAGTTCCGCAAGCGGAACCGCCGGGCCGTTGCCTTCGGCATACCAGTCAACGCTGTTGCCTTCGGCATTGTGCTGCGGTTCGGCAAGCAGGGCGGCATGATCCGGCCCAAGCTTTTGCAGCAGGATGGATTTCAACTGCTCATAGCAGTCGGTGGCAAAGATGCCCTGGCTGGCAAGCGCGCGCATCTGACCGCGCAGACTGACCGCAATGCGGGTACTCATGGCTTGCCTCCGGCTGATTCACTGCTCTGGGCCATGGTGACGGGAACGCCCACCGAACGCAAAAATGCTGCCAGGCTCGTGCTGACAATGGCCAGGCTGGACTGCCTGTAGGAGGCATCGTCCAGTTTGATAAAGGTGTTGATGCCCACCACATCGCCCTTGTCGTTGACCAGCGGCCCGCCGCTGTTGCCCTGCGAAACTGTGGCCGTGTGCACAATAAGCGGCGGCTTGCGCTCAAGAATGACGCTCACAACGCCCTCGGTGTACACCACTTCGGGTGCGGCGGCTTGATCGCCCTTGAGCAGGGCCGCAAATTTGGGATCGTCAGTGGTTACGGCGCCGGGGAAGCCCCAGGCGCTCACGCGTTCGGTACGGCTCACGCCCGGCGCGAACTTGAGCGGCACAACACCCGATGCGCCGTTAACGCCAAGTACAGCAAAGTCCTGCCCGTCATCGTGGGTTACCTGGCGCACAGTTGCCTCATAAGGTCTGCCCAGGGCTTTGTTCACAACGACCGCCTGCGTGGCGTTACCAACCACATGGGCATTGGTAACCACGTAGCCCGGGGCCACAAAAAAGCCGGAACCCATGGAAAGCCCCTCTTCCCGCATGGCAAGCACAAGCACTGTGCCCTGTTCCATCAACTCGGAAACATTTTTGGGCGTCTGCTGCTGCATGGGCGTGGGCGGCACCTGCGTTTTGGCGTCTGCCGTGGGCGGGAGGGTGGCTGCATCCGCACGGGCAGAATTGGGATTCGCAGCGCCAGAGCCTGAACCCAAAGGAGGCCACATGACGCCCGCAGGCGGGGTGACAAGCCCAAGCCCCTGCTTTACTTCGCAAGGATCCTTGGCAAGCAGGGCGCGCAATTGCTGCATGAATGTTTCAAGCGCCGCGTTGTGCTCGCGCCACTGCTCTGTCTGGGCGGCAACAGCAGTCTTGGAGGCCTCGGCCTGCTGCCATTCTTTCCAGAACAGCCATGCGGCCAGCAGCAAAAGCCCCAGAAACAGCAGCACGCCCCAGAAAAGAGGGCGGCGATACCAGGGCAGGACAACCGCGCCAGCAGGCGCGACACCTTCAGGAGCGGCGCTCGGCGGTGTTTCAGGCGGTACAGGGTGTTGGCTTTCGTTCATCTATGGCTCCGCGCGGTATATGCGGCGCAGTAAAAAAGCCGCGCAACCGCCACTGGAGTAGCGGCTGCGCGGCAGCAGAGTTATCCCAGCAGGTTATTGACGGTTTCTTCGTAGCTGGACATGCGCGCGTTCACATCGCGGCGCGTGGTTTCAAGATCTTCACGCGAAGATTTCCACTCCGCGGCCTGCGCGGCAACGTTGTTCTGCTCCGGCGTGCGCGAGGCGCTGGCCGCAGGTGTGCTCTTGGGCTGCGTAGCTGCGCCCTTTTTGAACTTGGTAGCGCCAGAACTGGAAGACGAAGTCGCAGCAGTGGTGGGCTGCGCCGAAGTGTAAGGTTCGGCCAGGGCCTGCTGATACTCGCCGTCCTTCTTGGCCATGGTGGTGGCGGTATCATTCAGGATAAACGAGGTTTCCTCAAGGCCGCTGCGGATTTCATTATACCTGTCCTGAAATTCCATGCGGGTGATCTGCCCGGCCTTGAACTGCCCGGCGGCAAGCTTGAACTGTTCGTCATAGCACTTGGCCGCAACCTTGGCTGCTGCGGTGGAGCGGTTCATGCTGGCAGCCTCGCTGCCAAGCTGCTGGCTGTACTGGTGCAGATATGCGGCATCGCGATCCTGAGCTTTGGACTTGCCGTAGACGTTGCCCGCCACAGCGCCCGCAGCGCCGCCCGCAACAGCGCCAGCCACAGCGCCGCTGGCCTTGCCTGTGGCAAGACCGCCAATAAGCGCGCCAAGCAGAGCGCCGCCAACAGCGCCAGCGGCAGTGCTTTTACCCGTGCTGTTTTCGTCCTGCCGCAACTGGTTAACAGGCTGATAGCACTGCGGATAATAATTGACCTTGGTTTTCTGGTCGCCATATTTGCTGGTGCAGCCCGAGATCAACAATCCTGCAGCAAGAAAAAGGCACAAGGGTATGCTGGCAAGCCTTTGCATAAAAACCGTCTCCTCAATAAGGGTTGAGTCTACGAGCGCCACGGCATGTCTGCCCAGAGCTCCCGGCAATCCGCACAGAATAATGGAGCGGATAGGACTGTTCACTCGCGATAATGCACCCTGAACATTTTGAATTTACTTCAAAGCGCTGTGGCTCGGCAAGCCCTATTGCTCCGCTGGAGCATCAAGCATGCACAAGATTGTCACACAAATGCGGGTCAGGGCGCAGAACATTTATATTTCCCATTGCTGCGCACACCAGCCGGGCAACAAAAGATGCAAAAAAGCCGCCGATCTTTACGACCGACGGCCCGACTGTGTGTTGCAAACAAGCTCTATGCCTTGATGGAGCGGGAAATGAAGTCAAGAACATCTTCGTACAGCGTGGGCATCGCATAAGGGGTCAACACCCGTGTACGGTTGGAACCGACCATAAGTGAAATGATCACCTGGGCGGTGCTTTTGCTGTCGACCTTCACAATGCTGCCGTCTTCCACGCCCTTGGCGATAACGCGCTCAAGCTCGTTGTGTACCTGCGAAAACATGGAATCCATAATATCGCGGTCGGTCTTGGTTTTCATGTCGCTGTAGGGCGAGCAGCGCACAAGTACCAGCCAGTTGGAGTCCTTGTCGATTGAAAAATCAAGATATGCCTTGCAAAAACGCATAACGCCATCGTAACCACAGGTGGCTTCGGCAGTGGCTGAACGCAGCCTTACGAGAAAGCGTTCTAGAACATCAAGCCCTGAGGCAAGAAACAGCTTTTCCTTGTTGCCATAGTGGTGGGTCAGCAACCCGAGGGCAACACCAGCTTTGTCGGATATTTTTTTGAATGTGGTTTCCACATACCCGCATTCGCCAAAAAGTTCTTTGGCGGCCTGAAGCAACGCTTCTTTCTTGTTTTTGTTCATCACGGCTTTTGCTGGGTTAGAGTGAGGCATAAGGTTTTTCCTTGCGTTGACCCCATTACACATAAAACCCGTAAAGTCAAGGTATGCGTGAGGTTATTGCTTGTTCTCGTGAGCAGAAAGGCAGTAAACTGTTTGCCTGCTCAACGCGGTTTTTTGTAAAAAACCGCACCCCAAAGCGCCTTTGCGGCAAGCTTGCGCCGCCCTAAGGCAAACATTTCAATGCAAAAAACTCAGGGGGTATTATGTCGCTGCCACGGGCAGCGCCCATTACCCCTCTTTGGATTTTCTGGTGCGGCGAAAGGCATTCTGCGCGTAATCGCCCAGGCGCTCCAGTCTGCGGTCAACCATGTCGTACAGGCTGTTTTTCGTAAAGCCGCCCTGTTTCAGTCTGCGACCGATTGAAAGACCAGTCAAGAGGGCGAGGGCTTCTTCTATGCGCCGCACAGGATAAATGGAGAACTGGCCTTTCTCTACAGCTTCAATAACATTGGGCGCGAGCATGAGGTGATCCACATTGTCAAAGGGCATGATAACCCCTTGCGTGCCCGTGAGGCCCTGGCTGGCGCAAACATTATAAAAGCCCTCGATCTTGCAGGTAACGCCGCCAACGGCCATGATCTGCCCCGTCTGGCTCACGGCCCCGGTAAAGGCCAGATCAAGACGCACCGGCACATCGGCAAGAGCCGAGAGCAAGGCGGCCAGTTCCGCGCCAGAGGCGCTGTCACCCTCAATACCTGCGTAGCTCTGCTCAAAGTAGAGCGAGCCGGAGAGCACCAGGGGCTTTTTGCGCGCAAAAAGATCCGTGAGGTAGCTCTTCAGGATCATCATGGCCTTGGTGTGGATGGGGCCACCCAGCTCGGCCTCGCGTTCAAGGTCGATGATGCCCTCGTGCCCCACGCCCACAGTACATGAAATCCTGTGCGGCAGACCGAATTCAAAGTCGCCGTGCCACGTGACGGAAAGACCGTTAACCTGACCAATGGCCTGACCCGAGGTCTGCACCTTGATCATGTTGCGGTCGTATTCTTCCATATAAATCTCTTCCACCAGGTTGGCCCGGTAGATGCGCGCAGCGTGAGCTTCTTCCAGCACTGGCGCGGTGACCACATCCTGCTTGCGCATGCGTGTCAGGGCCGAAGCCTCGATCATGAGCTCACGCAGTTCGGGAAAGCGCAACGAAAGGCGGCGTTGGTCTTCGCAGATGTGCGACCCAAGGTCGATGAGCCACGCCAGAGCCGTGCGGTCAAAACAGGGGAGTTCTGTTTCCTTGATGATGGTGGCAATGTGCCCGAGGTAGGCGCGCACATTGGCGGCATTGCGCTCTGTGGTGTCGGCCATATGGGCCTTGATGCGGAAGAGCTTGGAGAACCTGTCGTCATTGACAAGCAGCCCCTCGTACAGTTCTTCGTCGCCGATCAGCACCACCTTGAGGTTCAGGGGCAGAGGCTCGGGATTGATGCCCTTGGTGCGGATGGGCGTATCCGGGCCTTCGCCGGAATCTTCAATGCGGGCCATATTGGAGCGCAGGGCGCGCAACAGGCCCTCCCATGCATTGGGATGTTGCAGAAGATCCTCAATGTGCAGCACCAGAAAACCACCGTTGGCCTTGTGGATGCTGCCCGCGCGGATAAGGGTGAAATCCGTGACCAGCGCGCCCATTTCAGATTCGCGCTCCACGCAGCCGAGCAGGTTCACGGCTGTGGGGTGGTCTTCCACAATGATGGGGGCGCCATCAAGGCCGCTGTTGTCCACCAGCAGGTTGACCTCGTAGCGGTAGAGCACAGCCTCCACCGGCGCGCCGTGCGGGTCGCCCATAGGGCCGCCGTCCCTCTGCAGAAAGGCATCGGTATTTTTAAGGATGTCTTCGCGCAGGGCCGTAAAGTAGGCATCCAGCCCCTTGACCGGGCAGGCCTTGAGCATGCGCTGCTCAATGGGGTTGAAAAAGGTGGTCAGCACCTGGGTCATGGCTTCGCGTTCCAGACCGCGTTCGTCGTCCTGAAAGCTTTCTTCAGCCTTGTTCAGTTGCCGCATGTAGCCCGACATGGCCTGCACAAGGTTGTCGCCCCGGCTTTTGAGGCTGAGGCGCAGGGTTGTGTCCAGCCTGTCGAACTCTTCCTCGCTCAGGCGCTTGCCTTCCACCAGCGGATACAGGGTCAGACCGCCGCTTTCGTCCATATCAAGGTTGAATCCCTTGTCTACGGCAACGGAATTCATCTTGCGCAGCAGGCCCATGCGGGCGTTCTGGAAGTTGTCCACAATCTTGGCGCGGCGCTTTACGTAGGTGCTGGCCTCAAAACGGCGCGGCAGCTCATCGCGGATATGCTCGATCAGCTCCTTAAAGTTCTGCTTTAACTTCTTGCCCATGCCTGTGGGCAGGGCAAAAAGGCAGGGCCGGTCAGGATCGGCAAAATTATGCACGTATACCAGATCGTCAGGCGTCTGGGCTTTTTTGGCCTGAGGGCCAAGGTAGCTCAGCAGCATGTGGCTGCGGCCAAGATCGGCCTCGCCAGACAGGTAGATGTTGTAGCCCTGATTTTTGATTTGCAGGGCAAGGTCCAGCGCCTGCATGGCACGGGGCTGGAATGGATTCTGGCGACCGTTGCGCGGCAGCGGAATGTCCTTGCTCGTTTCCCAGGGAATACGGGCGGGATCTAACGTGGCGTGCAGGCGTGACGCGGGCAGGGGAGCGATAGTTGGCATAGGAAATCGTTATTGTTGGTAAAGTTTTTCCAGGATGGCGCGGCCGCCTCTGGCAAGAAGTTTTTCAGCAAGTTCAAGCCCAATCTGGCGGGCCTTGGAGGTCTGACCCCGTTGCGCCTCGCGCAGAATCAGGCTGCCATCAATCTCGGCCACCAGGCCTTCGAGTACGAAGGTCTCGTCATCCTCAAGGCGGGCATGCCCGGCAATGGGCACCTGACACCCGCCCTCAAGCCCGGCAAGAAAGCCCCGTTCGGCTTCTACGCATACGCGGGTGGGGGTGTCTTCAATCTCTGCAAGCAGGGCAAAAAGATCGTAATCGTCTTCGCGGCATTCAATGCCAATGGCCCCCTGGCCCACTGCGGGCAGAAATGTCTGCGGATCAAGGGCGTGCATGTAGGGTGCGCTCAAGCCCAGGCGGTTCATGCCTGCGGATGCAAGAATAATGGCATCGTACACGCCTTCACGCAGTTTGCGCAGGCGCGTGTCCACATTGCCGCGCAGGCTTTCAATGCGCAGATCGGGGCGCAGGGCCAGCAACTGGGCCTGACGCCGCAGGCTGCTGGTGCCAACGCATGCGCCCTGGGGCAGGGCCGCAAGGTCGGCATACTTGCACGAAAGCATGCAGTCAGTGGGCGCTTCACGTTTGGGAATGCAACCCAGTATGAGCCCGTCGGGCAATTCCATGGGCACGTCCTTGATGCTGTGCACGGCAAGGTCGGCCCGGTTATCAAGCAGGGCTTCTTCAATTTCTTTTACAAAAAGGCCCTTGCCGCCCACCTGGGCCAGGGGAACATCCTGAATGATGTCGCCCTTGGTCTTGATGATTACAAGATCAACGGCCAGTTCCGGGTCAAGCGACAGCAAGCGGCTTTTGACGTGTTCTGCCTGCCAGAGGGCCAACTGACTGCCACGGGTAGCGATAACTAGGGATTTACGCATGCCTGCCGCCTAATGTCCGCAGCTCGCGCAGTTGCCGCCAGAACAACCGGCGCAGCCGCCGCCACCGCCGGTTGAAGCAGCGTAATCGCCGCCTTCTGCGCCGTTTCTGCGACGCGCGCAGCAGGACATGAGCTTCTGGGTTTCGTTGGAGCCGCAATACGGGCAAGTGGGCGGGGTTTCGTCAAACACCAGTTCTTCAAAATCCCGACCGCATTTCTGGCAAGAATACTCGTAGATGGGCATGGTCAAACCTCGGTTGTGTGTCGCCCTTGCAAATAGGGGGTCAGTGCGACAGCATTTTCAAAAAGATAATAATCCGTCAGCCGGCAAAATAGGTGCCCGGCTGCAAGGTGCAGTTCCTGAACAAGCGAGGGTTCAGCCTGCGGCGTTTCAAGAACCATGTCGCTGTATCGGGCCATTTCGCCGCCGTGCCCGCACAGGCACACCGTAAACTGCCCTCCGCGACGTGCCGCCTCAAGGGCGGCGATGATATTGGCGCTGCTGCCGGTGGAAAAAATCGCCACCAGCATGTCGCCTGGCCGCCCCAGAGCTTCAATCTGACGCGAAAATATCTGGCTGAAATCAAGGTCGCTGCCAATGGCCGTAAGCGAAGTTGCATCGGCAGACAGCGCCAGAGCGGGCAGGGCGGGCCTGTCCATAATAAACCTGTTCACAAATTCGGCTGCCATGTGCTGAGCCAGTGCAGCGCTGCCGCCATTGCCGCAGAGCAGTATTTTGCCGCCGCCCGCAAGGCACGTGGCCGCGCGCAAGGCCGCCTGACGAAGAAAATCTGCCTGCGAACGAAAAAAATCTTCGCGCAGGCGCGCGCCTTCGCTGGCATGCTGTTCAATAATATCAAGGGCTGTATCGTGCATGGCGCTCACAATTGCCGAAACGTGACATGGAAGCCTTCTTATTTAAGGCAAAGCCCTGCAACTGACAAGCGCCCTCAGGCTTGCGGTAACAGACTTGATAACGTAACTTGCGCAGGTATGCAAAACGCAACAAGCCGACACATACTTCTGGTTTACAAGGCCCGGCACGAAAGAGCTGCGGCTCTTGCCCAAGAAGCCGCCCAGTGGCTGCGCCAAAAAGGGCACAACGTTGCAGGTGTGATCTGCGCTGGCACGGACACACCGGCCTACGCAACTACTCCCCTTGACTTTGTGGTTGTTTTTGGCGGCGACGGCACAATGCTTGGCGTGGCCCGCCGCCTTGTGGGGCGCAACGTGCCTGTGCTGGGCATCAATTTTGGCCGGATCGGTTTTTTGACCGATGCCCAGCCGGAGCAGTGGCGCGAAAAACTCGAAGAATCCCTCACCGACATGGAACCCGTGCGCTCCTGTATGGCCTTGCAGTGGACGCTCAACCGCAAGGGCCAGCAGATTGCCAGCGGCTGCGCGGTCAACGATGTTGTCCTGAGCCGGGGGTCTTTGTCGCGGCTTGTTCTGTTTGATGTCTATATTGCTGGCGAGCGCCTTGGCTCATTACGCGGCGATGGAATGATCATTGCCACGCCCGTGGGCAGCTCCGGCTACAGTGTTTCCGCTGGCGGCTCGCTGCTGCATCCTTCTATGGAAGCCGTGGCTGTTACGCCCATCTGTCCTTTCCTCAATACTATTTCGCCCATGGTGTTCCCCGGCGATACCGAGTGCCGGTTCCAGATTTTGCAGGGTTCCACAGATTGCTACCTTACTGTCGATGGGCAGGAAGGGCAACAGCTGGAGCTGGGCGACACCGTGACCGTGAACGGTTTGCCCGATGCTGTGCATTTTCTTGGCAAAGGAACAACTTTCTTTGAGCGTTTGCGTTCGCGCGGCTTTGCCCTGCAAGGCACTGAATGCATCAGGTGCGGGGAAAACGCATGAGCAACGCGATTTCTGTGGATTCTGTTCGCGAGTTTCATTTTGGGGAGAGTGTCCGCTTTGACGCATGGCTTTACAGCATGCTGATGGACAACAACATCGCCTACGGCATGAACCCCGACATTGTGGCCAGCCAGGAACAGATGGCCTTTATGGTCAGCCTTGCGCGCGATCAGGTGTATTTGCCCTGTTCTGACGACACGTTCAAACTGTTGTGCCAGCAGACCGCTCCCGAAGAACTTCGCCGCCAGTATAACCGCTCCTGGCGCATCATCATGCGCCTCGTGCGCTCCTTCACGCCCGAGGGACAGAAACGCAGGCGCATTTTGCAGTTCTGCCGGTTCCGCTTCAAGCAGTATGTTGCCCAGCATACCCTGATTCCTTCGCGGCTTGTCAAGCGAATGACCGATCTTGTGCTTGCCCAGGGCAACCAGCTGGACGACCCCTGGAGGCGGCTGCGCAGGGTTTCCACCAAACGTCAGCTTGAAATGCTGGATGAAGCCCCGGTGCGCGAGAATCTTGCCGCCGTGCCTGCGGATGCCGTGGCGGCCAATTCCATAGCCTCTGTCAGGCGCATGCTCAACTACGTGGAACTTTCGCGTCTGCTGTGCCTTTCGGCCATGTCGCGCCCGTGGGTGGAGACGCCGCCAGACGCGGAAACAGTGCGTCAGGCCATGGAGGCCGCGCGCGAAACCTGCGCCCACTTGCGGCACTATTTTGAGGCCAGCGCGGTCAGATCCGGCACGGTGCTCTTTTTGTGCGACGCAGACGGCGGCGTTGTGTTTGATCTGGCTGTTGCCAACAGCCTCATCCGCATGGGGCATAAGGTCATTTTTGCGGTCAAATCAGGCTTTTTCTTTTATTCGCCCACATTGGAAGACATGGAGATTGACCCCTCCATCCGGCAGATGATCGGCGGCGGCACAGTGCAGCACGAGCCGCGCATGAGCAAGAACGAACTGTTGCGCCACCTGCGCGAATACCGCCTCATGGTTATTGGCGATGGAACGCGGGAGCGGCTCAATCTGTACAGGGTCTCGGTGACATTCTCCCGCGCGTGGAAGGAAGCCGACCTTATTCTGGGCAAGGGCTGGCGCGTGGCCGATGTGCTCATGGGCAGCAGCCACCAGTATACGCGGGATGTGGTCTGCTACTGGCAGGATGATCAGGGCTTTCACATCAAACTGCGCCAGCATGCCGAGAGCGCCCATAAATTCAGCGAGAACGACATTGCCGCCCAGTCGGCAAACATCATCGCAGGCATGCGCGAGGCCCGCATGCAGGGCCGCACGGTCATGTTCTACAGCTGCGTGATCGGCAGCATCCCCGGCGAGACTGGTACCGCTATCGAGATCGTGCGCGCATTTGTAGACAATCTGCGTAAAAAAATGGATAATATCCTGATAATTAATCCTGCCGAGCATTTTATTGAAGGCATGGACGGCGACGACCTCATGTATATGTGGGAGCAGGTGCAGCGCAGCGGCTTTATTGATGTGTGGCGGTTTCAGACCGTTGAAGACATTGAGGAAAGCTTTGCCCTGCTTGGTCGCAAGGTGCCGCCGCAGTGGTCGGGCAAGGATTCCACCTTTTCCACCGGCTGCACCAAGGAAATGCGTATCGCGCTGGACGTGCAGGCCAAAAACAGGGAAATGCAGATCATCGGCCCCGACCCTCGGCGTTTTTTCCGCAGGGGAGAGTACGGTGTGGGCAAATATTTCGACGCCAGCATCCCCCATTGATGCTTTTGCGTCAAAAAAGGCGGCGCAAGCTGCCGGATGCCAGGTTTAGCGGGCGCTTATGCGCAAAGCGGCGCTTTTGCCGCGCAACTACGGGGTGAACCCCGCTGAGGGAGTAATCTGATCTATGGCCGCCTATGAAGCCGTGATTGGCCTTGAAGTGCATGTGCAACTTGCCACGGCCTCCAAACTGTTCTGTTCCTGCCCCACGACTTTTGGGCAGCCTGCCAACGCCAATGTTTGCGAGGTGTGCTCCGGCATGCCCGGCGCTTTGCCCGTGCCCAACCGTCAGGCTGTTCACTTTGCCGCTCTGGTTGGCCTCGCCACCAATTGCGCCATAAATACCCGTTCCATTTTTGCCCGAAAAAACTATTTTTATCCTGATCTGCCCTCCGGGTATCAGATTTCGCAGTTTGAGCTGCCCATCTGCGAACACGGGCATCTTGAAGTGGACGTGGAAGGGCGGCGCAAGCGCGTGGGCATTACACGCATCCATATGGAAAACGATGCTGGCAAGAATATTCACGCCCAGGGCGAAAACCTGAGCTATGTGGACCTCAACCGCGCGGGCACGCCCCTGGTGGAAATAGTTTCCGAGCCGGACATGCGTTCCGCCGCCGAGGCTGTGGCCTACCTCAAGGCCCTGCACAACATTGTGACCTATCTTGGCGTGTGCGACGGCAACATGGAAGAGGGCAGCTTCAGGTGCGACGCCAACGTCTCGTTGCGCCCTGTGGGAACCGAACCCTTCGGCACCCGCACCGAGCTGAAAAACCTCAACTCCTTCCGCAATGTGCAGCGCGCCATTGAATATGAAATTT of the Desulfovibrio desulfuricans DSM 642 genome contains:
- a CDS encoding SrfA family protein; its protein translation is MSTRIAVSLRGQMRALASQGIFATDCYEQLKSILLQKLGPDHAALLAEPQHNAEGNSVDWYAEGNGPAVPLAELSEQDAQALRARAGTLASDIAGLSSDLTADAQARQALSGQLLRLALQHPADEDIWSVDGRPVLINWGFAPGSVGAQPQDLTRLGGVLPPPPPPAPVAAVPVAVPPRSGCLPWLLPLLLLLLLLWLLGAALGLLPSPLPSGCMPVDRSALEAEKQKAAANEDQLALLWRQLQERAALCKPVTPPVTPTPPKVEEKKEEPKPDPEVVEPFLGETPVEPPKVAEAPKPKPKPEPKQEPKPLPKEEPKPQEPPKPAPKKNDNLAIPENAAKKNDLSFLEGCWTSETGLYSHPSNEPIIAEYCFDKSGKGRRLVRERNGQVCSGSASARFQGNQLQFDSSQARCPRGGTYVPQKVECTGQENTTQCKGRELGGANLKWDARFKRK
- a CDS encoding S1C family serine protease, yielding MNESQHPVPPETPPSAAPEGVAPAGAVVLPWYRRPLFWGVLLFLGLLLLAAWLFWKEWQQAEASKTAVAAQTEQWREHNAALETFMQQLRALLAKDPCEVKQGLGLVTPPAGVMWPPLGSGSGAANPNSARADAATLPPTADAKTQVPPTPMQQQTPKNVSELMEQGTVLVLAMREEGLSMGSGFFVAPGYVVTNAHVVGNATQAVVVNKALGRPYEATVRQVTHDDGQDFAVLGVNGASGVVPLKFAPGVSRTERVSAWGFPGAVTTDDPKFAALLKGDQAAAPEVVYTEGVVSVILERKPPLIVHTATVSQGNSGGPLVNDKGDVVGINTFIKLDDASYRQSSLAIVSTSLAAFLRSVGVPVTMAQSSESAGGKP
- a CDS encoding TetR/AcrR family transcriptional regulator codes for the protein MNKNKKEALLQAAKELFGECGYVETTFKKISDKAGVALGLLTHHYGNKEKLFLASGLDVLERFLVRLRSATAEATCGYDGVMRFCKAYLDFSIDKDSNWLVLVRCSPYSDMKTKTDRDIMDSMFSQVHNELERVIAKGVEDGSIVKVDSKSTAQVIISLMVGSNRTRVLTPYAMPTLYEDVLDFISRSIKA
- a CDS encoding Lon protease family protein gives rise to the protein MPTIAPLPASRLHATLDPARIPWETSKDIPLPRNGRQNPFQPRAMQALDLALQIKNQGYNIYLSGEADLGRSHMLLSYLGPQAKKAQTPDDLVYVHNFADPDRPCLFALPTGMGKKLKQNFKELIEHIRDELPRRFEASTYVKRRAKIVDNFQNARMGLLRKMNSVAVDKGFNLDMDESGGLTLYPLVEGKRLSEEEFDRLDTTLRLSLKSRGDNLVQAMSGYMRQLNKAEESFQDDERGLEREAMTQVLTTFFNPIEQRMLKACPVKGLDAYFTALREDILKNTDAFLQRDGGPMGDPHGAPVEAVLYRYEVNLLVDNSGLDGAPIIVEDHPTAVNLLGCVERESEMGALVTDFTLIRAGSIHKANGGFLVLHIEDLLQHPNAWEGLLRALRSNMARIEDSGEGPDTPIRTKGINPEPLPLNLKVVLIGDEELYEGLLVNDDRFSKLFRIKAHMADTTERNAANVRAYLGHIATIIKETELPCFDRTALAWLIDLGSHICEDQRRLSLRFPELRELMIEASALTRMRKQDVVTAPVLEEAHAARIYRANLVEEIYMEEYDRNMIKVQTSGQAIGQVNGLSVTWHGDFEFGLPHRISCTVGVGHEGIIDLEREAELGGPIHTKAMMILKSYLTDLFARKKPLVLSGSLYFEQSYAGIEGDSASGAELAALLSALADVPVRLDLAFTGAVSQTGQIMAVGGVTCKIEGFYNVCASQGLTGTQGVIMPFDNVDHLMLAPNVIEAVEKGQFSIYPVRRIEEALALLTGLSIGRRLKQGGFTKNSLYDMVDRRLERLGDYAQNAFRRTRKSKEG
- the hemC gene encoding hydroxymethylbilane synthase gives rise to the protein MRKSLVIATRGSQLALWQAEHVKSRLLSLDPELAVDLVIIKTKGDIIQDVPLAQVGGKGLFVKEIEEALLDNRADLAVHSIKDVPMELPDGLILGCIPKREAPTDCMLSCKYADLAALPQGACVGTSSLRRQAQLLALRPDLRIESLRGNVDTRLRKLREGVYDAIILASAGMNRLGLSAPYMHALDPQTFLPAVGQGAIGIECREDDYDLFALLAEIEDTPTRVCVEAERGFLAGLEGGCQVPIAGHARLEDDETFVLEGLVAEIDGSLILREAQRGQTSKARQIGLELAEKLLARGGRAILEKLYQQ
- a CDS encoding FmdB family zinc ribbon protein; translated protein: MPIYEYSCQKCGRDFEELVFDETPPTCPYCGSNETQKLMSCCARRRNGAEGGDYAASTGGGGGCAGCSGGNCASCGH
- a CDS encoding SIS domain-containing protein codes for the protein MHDTALDIIEQHASEGARLREDFFRSQADFLRQAALRAATCLAGGGKILLCGNGGSAALAQHMAAEFVNRFIMDRPALPALALSADATSLTAIGSDLDFSQIFSRQIEALGRPGDMLVAIFSTGSSANIIAALEAARRGGQFTVCLCGHGGEMARYSDMVLETPQAEPSLVQELHLAAGHLFCRLTDYYLFENAVALTPYLQGRHTTEV
- a CDS encoding NAD(+)/NADH kinase — encoded protein: MQNATSRHILLVYKARHERAAALAQEAAQWLRQKGHNVAGVICAGTDTPAYATTPLDFVVVFGGDGTMLGVARRLVGRNVPVLGINFGRIGFLTDAQPEQWREKLEESLTDMEPVRSCMALQWTLNRKGQQIASGCAVNDVVLSRGSLSRLVLFDVYIAGERLGSLRGDGMIIATPVGSSGYSVSAGGSLLHPSMEAVAVTPICPFLNTISPMVFPGDTECRFQILQGSTDCYLTVDGQEGQQLELGDTVTVNGLPDAVHFLGKGTTFFERLRSRGFALQGTECIRCGENA